A single Fodinicurvata sp. EGI_FJ10296 DNA region contains:
- a CDS encoding terminase gpA endonuclease subunit: protein MMQTEPAGTAAERIGRHRRGDYQRGRHSLRRHIRQLFDTALRYRERLSGSEWADRYGVIPKGTGAEHGPVTLYGYQRGLVDAMCDPSIPLVTVLKAARVGYTRCATLAIGYHLHQEVALCAVAQPTIPDAEDFGGSEIAPMLRETPVLSRLQRPGRKGEKPDKATFHQLANGASVRVVGAASDDAFRRYSARFQFADEVDGDGWTPGAKTQGEKLKLFWTRGETFWNRKQVRGSTPLIEETSRIWKLWHQSDQRRYFVPCPQCGEMQYLDWGGPDQVHGLKWQLTEDGKLDDVWYVGTCGCIIEERHKVWMDGQGEWRPTATPRTPGHVGFHLWTGMSLNPNAAWRVIVEEWLEALENPADLVQPFVNLRLGKPYKAVNGKELKAHSLLERLEDYGAIVPAGVRLLTAAADIQSGTVDPRIEVAVWGWGAGLECWLIGHWVLSGDPGQTAVWSELDALLKRSFPRADGRALRIEATVIDSGGHHTAETYQFANERRLDRVWAIKGRSEKNGERGRVWPTKPSNKLGRVWYMIGGNAARDWAYGSLAVEDPGPRFVHFPAAPPVGSRPIDNEYFEQLTRERLSINRKGFTEWIKPRGAHEAGVCFVYAYAALCGLQTISPRFVTAVKSEAAPTAAPQATADSPPTPAPADDQPAPEPISRPPPKPPPRPRAPRKRRVIRSSFMQR, encoded by the coding sequence ATGATGCAGACGGAACCGGCGGGAACGGCGGCTGAACGGATCGGACGCCACCGCCGGGGTGATTATCAGCGCGGCCGCCACAGCCTGCGCCGGCATATCCGCCAGCTGTTCGACACCGCGCTCCGGTATCGCGAACGGCTCAGCGGGTCGGAATGGGCCGACCGTTACGGCGTCATCCCCAAGGGCACCGGCGCGGAACACGGGCCGGTCACGCTCTACGGCTATCAGCGCGGCCTGGTCGATGCCATGTGCGACCCGTCGATCCCGCTGGTCACGGTGCTGAAGGCGGCCCGGGTCGGCTATACCCGCTGCGCCACGCTGGCGATCGGCTACCACCTGCACCAGGAAGTCGCGCTCTGCGCCGTCGCGCAGCCGACCATTCCCGACGCGGAGGATTTCGGCGGCTCGGAGATCGCGCCGATGCTGCGCGAGACACCGGTTCTGTCCCGGCTGCAACGGCCGGGGCGCAAAGGGGAGAAGCCGGACAAGGCAACCTTTCACCAGCTGGCCAACGGCGCCTCGGTCCGGGTGGTCGGGGCGGCATCCGACGATGCCTTCCGGCGCTATTCGGCGCGCTTTCAGTTCGCCGACGAGGTTGACGGCGACGGCTGGACACCCGGCGCCAAGACCCAGGGCGAGAAGCTCAAGCTGTTCTGGACACGCGGCGAGACGTTCTGGAACCGCAAGCAGGTGCGCGGCTCGACGCCGCTGATCGAGGAGACCTCGCGCATCTGGAAGCTCTGGCATCAGAGCGACCAGCGCCGCTATTTCGTGCCCTGCCCGCAATGCGGCGAGATGCAATATCTCGACTGGGGCGGCCCCGATCAGGTGCACGGTCTCAAATGGCAGCTGACCGAGGACGGCAAGCTCGACGACGTCTGGTATGTCGGCACCTGCGGCTGCATCATCGAGGAACGCCACAAGGTCTGGATGGACGGCCAGGGCGAGTGGCGGCCGACCGCGACGCCGCGCACGCCGGGTCATGTCGGGTTCCATCTGTGGACCGGCATGTCGCTCAACCCGAACGCGGCCTGGCGGGTGATCGTCGAGGAATGGCTCGAGGCGCTGGAGAACCCGGCGGACCTGGTCCAGCCCTTCGTCAATCTGCGCCTCGGCAAGCCGTATAAGGCGGTCAACGGCAAGGAACTCAAAGCCCACAGCCTGTTGGAGCGGCTGGAAGACTATGGCGCCATCGTGCCGGCGGGCGTCCGGTTGCTGACGGCCGCCGCCGATATCCAGTCCGGCACCGTCGACCCCCGGATCGAGGTCGCCGTCTGGGGCTGGGGCGCGGGGCTGGAATGCTGGCTTATCGGGCATTGGGTGCTGAGCGGCGATCCCGGCCAGACAGCCGTGTGGTCCGAACTGGACGCGCTGCTGAAGCGCAGCTTTCCGCGCGCCGACGGCCGGGCCCTGCGCATCGAAGCGACCGTGATCGACAGCGGCGGCCACCACACCGCCGAGACCTATCAGTTCGCCAACGAACGGCGGCTCGACCGGGTTTGGGCGATCAAGGGCCGGTCGGAGAAGAACGGCGAGCGCGGCCGGGTCTGGCCGACCAAGCCCAGCAACAAGCTGGGGCGCGTCTGGTACATGATCGGCGGCAATGCGGCGCGCGACTGGGCTTATGGCTCGCTGGCCGTGGAAGACCCCGGCCCGCGCTTTGTCCATTTCCCGGCCGCGCCGCCGGTCGGTTCGCGCCCGATCGACAACGAGTATTTCGAGCAGCTGACCCGCGAGCGGCTCAGCATCAACCGCAAGGGCTTTACCGAATGGATCAAGCCCCGGGGCGCGCATGAGGCGGGCGTTTGTTTCGTCTACGCCTATGCCGCGCTCTGTGGCCTGCAGACGATCAGCCCGCGTTTCGTGACCGCCGTCAAAAGCGAGGCAGCGCCCACGGCCGCCCCGCAGGCCACTGCCGATTCGCCGCCAACGCCCGCGCCAGCCGACGACCAGCCGGCCCCGGAGCCCATAAGCAGGCCGCCACCCAAGCCGCCACCCCGGCCGCGCGCGCCGCGCAAGCGCCGCGTGATCCGCAGTTCCTTCATGCAGCGATAG
- a CDS encoding phage head-tail joining protein — MAWTQAHRDDLKRAIALGVTEVRHGDNVTRYRSLDEMRQTLALIEAELGGGQTRRVRSFVLHGRRGW, encoded by the coding sequence ATGGCCTGGACCCAAGCCCACCGGGACGACCTCAAGCGCGCCATCGCGCTGGGCGTCACCGAAGTGCGCCACGGCGACAACGTGACCCGGTACCGGTCCCTGGACGAGATGCGTCAGACCCTGGCGCTGATCGAAGCGGAACTCGGAGGCGGCCAGACGCGGCGGGTCAGGTCCTTCGTCCTGCACGGCCGGCGGGGCTGGTGA
- a CDS encoding Terminase small subunit (DNA packaging protein Nu1) encodes MVNAAAILGLHRNTLAQWIKQGCPVVTEADRSQGIEWAICVADVVEWRVRTAVEDALSGYDDGADRISRDEADRRRAVAQAITAEVEADQALDQVVDRSDAEADIATFCAGLRAGLSNAAAKIASRTVTMESAPEIQDLVLGELNRAFDTAEAELAEQWALAAPEDGDPETTDDADGTGGNGG; translated from the coding sequence TTGGTCAACGCCGCCGCGATCCTGGGCCTGCACCGCAACACGCTGGCCCAGTGGATCAAGCAGGGCTGCCCGGTGGTCACCGAGGCCGACCGCTCCCAGGGCATCGAATGGGCGATCTGCGTTGCCGACGTCGTCGAATGGCGCGTGCGGACCGCGGTCGAGGACGCGCTGTCCGGCTATGACGACGGCGCCGACCGGATCAGCCGGGACGAGGCCGACCGCCGCCGCGCGGTCGCCCAGGCGATCACGGCCGAGGTCGAGGCCGATCAGGCCCTTGACCAGGTCGTCGACCGGAGCGACGCCGAGGCCGACATCGCGACCTTCTGCGCCGGCCTGCGCGCCGGGCTCTCCAACGCCGCGGCCAAGATTGCCTCGCGCACCGTCACCATGGAAAGCGCCCCGGAGATCCAGGACCTGGTACTGGGCGAGCTGAACCGCGCCTTCGACACAGCCGAGGCCGAACTGGCGGAACAATGGGCCCTCGCCGCACCGGAGGACGGCGACCCGGAGACGACCGATGATGCAGACGGAACCGGCGGGAACGGCGGCTGA
- a CDS encoding DUF1788 domain-containing protein, giving the protein MKTFDDILAAYNRQVQLPWATDVPPAARVWILWYDKSLQRRFTGRLAEFEHATFRAGHGWHQISLSGWFGAWIAQHEFFDALVEQPAELRGLLPEIENSLVNEITHGLRACTSNDVLAVDGCGALFGIVRVSALISRIADSIPGRLLVGFPGTHSAGVYRLLDARDGWNYHAIPIPAETEF; this is encoded by the coding sequence TTGAAGACGTTTGATGACATCCTCGCCGCGTACAACAGGCAAGTGCAACTGCCCTGGGCAACGGATGTGCCCCCTGCGGCCCGCGTCTGGATACTTTGGTATGACAAGTCGCTTCAACGTCGATTTACAGGGCGTCTCGCAGAATTCGAACACGCGACGTTCCGGGCTGGGCATGGCTGGCATCAAATTTCCCTTTCGGGTTGGTTCGGCGCTTGGATCGCACAACACGAATTTTTCGATGCCCTGGTCGAACAACCGGCCGAGCTAAGAGGTCTCTTGCCTGAGATTGAGAACAGCCTTGTAAACGAAATCACGCATGGGTTGCGCGCTTGCACTTCTAATGACGTCCTCGCCGTTGACGGTTGCGGAGCGCTGTTCGGAATCGTGCGAGTTTCGGCCCTGATCAGCCGAATCGCAGACTCTATCCCTGGTCGGCTTCTCGTTGGCTTTCCTGGAACGCACTCTGCTGGCGTATACCGTCTGCTCGATGCACGGGACGGATGGAATTACCACGCCATTCCGATTCCGGCTGAAACCGAATTTTGA
- the brxC gene encoding BREX system P-loop protein BrxC codes for MLNRDTFYTDPAEYRIANQGVAKTSFPPTAEALETLRGELETFVCDGAYANGLARILEAFLGSVGHGGTAPSVWVSGFYGSGKSHLASMLAALWTNFEFVDGATAEGLIPHLPTEVAAPLKELRTAAKRADGVLAAGDTLGTGPSDPAEATIGVVLRAVGLPTDLRAAQVAFWLDDLEILDSVRTNLGNSFETDIRNFILSPRFGSAVLKAKPDLADSPKDLSSLLRSQFAEPPAVTVDLLESMIRKALMLGRAELPLTLIVLDEVQQFIRQDPSLTLKIQTIAERLAGRFDGRVMLVATGQQALSDVQDLQKLLDRFPVQIALGEADVDAVVRKTVLRKKAGAEESIRNMLSTNSGEISRHLRGSRLAHTVQDDAEAVLDWPLLPSRRRVWENILRELDRTGLGGTLRGQLRTTLDAARTYGDKPLGHAVPVDFLYGRFSTEAYNAGLLPGETRNRIEALHSGTEKDRLKARILMLVYMLGRIAREADHHGVHAKAETIADLLIVNLAGEDELRRTVPKLLQDLQSDGAVIEVGGEWRLQTKESAEWEAAYRREEKAILADQSGLTRSRRELLDEAIGTALAGATNVRHGSSRQQRRIHRLGPGDKSPADGIQLRLKNGWNDDLVVVEKDIAAASTSDPSVYLLIPRHPTRDKELTNALVTWRGAENVLQARGVPQTDAGREAQSAMQSRANKAEAVAKEIVREAVAQAYVYQAGGKLIPGAPDEAVREGATNALARLYPQFADGDHPGWDKVRDRAMRKNPDAMEAVDHAGAPESHVVCKALLAELGPGRKGSDLRSKFTSPPYGWSQDTVDGALIVLANAGLVRVTGEDLKSASLPDLPRQKLGTCTFHGETTIITIAQRMPVRGLLTDAGIAFENNQEHLVLTALLERLETAARQSGGQPPAPEPETVPNMASYKSLSGNDLLAALAADAATLRDKLEAWKVAAQKIGDRLPNWRLAERLVTLGATEQQGDLDDLRDGQRLLTDPDPVPPLISAAAETLRAKLNATHAAWKAAWQKGEQRLADDPTWAKLSPEEKHSIRQECGLLKVEKPAVDTPQAIAETLSQRGLSEWNNMVKALPARIEDALAAAAALLEPKARAVNLPGALLKNEAELDDWLAKVRERIANTLGDGPVIPKV; via the coding sequence ATGCTCAATCGAGACACTTTTTATACCGACCCGGCGGAATATAGGATAGCCAATCAAGGGGTTGCAAAGACTTCTTTCCCGCCAACGGCGGAAGCATTGGAAACGCTACGTGGTGAGCTCGAGACTTTCGTGTGTGATGGAGCCTATGCTAATGGGCTCGCCCGAATACTGGAAGCATTTCTTGGTTCTGTAGGCCACGGTGGTACTGCTCCGTCGGTTTGGGTTTCAGGGTTCTATGGTTCTGGCAAGTCCCACCTTGCGAGCATGCTGGCGGCTTTGTGGACGAATTTTGAGTTTGTGGACGGCGCCACGGCTGAAGGATTAATCCCACACTTGCCGACGGAGGTTGCCGCGCCGCTGAAAGAATTGCGGACTGCGGCGAAACGCGCGGATGGCGTCCTGGCGGCCGGCGATACGCTTGGAACAGGTCCGTCCGATCCGGCCGAGGCCACGATTGGGGTTGTGCTACGGGCAGTTGGTTTGCCCACTGATCTCCGCGCTGCTCAAGTAGCATTCTGGCTCGACGATCTCGAGATCTTGGATAGCGTTCGTACGAACCTGGGCAACTCCTTCGAGACCGATATTCGTAATTTCATTCTCTCACCCCGTTTTGGTTCGGCGGTCTTGAAGGCCAAGCCAGACCTTGCTGATTCGCCCAAAGACCTAAGTAGCCTTCTCCGCTCACAATTTGCTGAGCCGCCCGCCGTTACCGTCGATCTCCTGGAATCGATGATTCGAAAAGCCCTCATGCTGGGTCGAGCCGAGTTGCCATTGACCCTGATCGTTCTCGATGAAGTGCAGCAGTTCATCCGGCAAGACCCTAGTCTGACGCTGAAGATACAGACCATAGCCGAACGACTTGCGGGACGGTTCGACGGTCGCGTCATGTTGGTCGCTACCGGTCAGCAGGCGCTAAGCGATGTACAAGATCTTCAAAAGCTTCTCGACCGATTCCCTGTGCAGATCGCGCTCGGAGAAGCGGATGTCGATGCTGTCGTCCGCAAAACCGTTCTTCGGAAGAAAGCGGGAGCTGAAGAATCTATTCGCAATATGCTGAGCACCAATTCAGGCGAGATTAGCAGGCACCTGCGCGGCAGCCGACTGGCACACACTGTACAGGATGACGCTGAGGCAGTACTCGACTGGCCGCTCCTTCCATCCCGTCGCCGAGTCTGGGAAAACATCCTGCGTGAGCTTGATCGGACAGGACTTGGTGGCACTTTGCGTGGACAACTGCGCACCACACTGGATGCGGCTCGCACCTATGGCGATAAACCGCTGGGACACGCGGTGCCGGTCGACTTCCTATATGGGCGGTTCTCCACTGAGGCCTACAACGCCGGGCTTCTGCCGGGAGAGACGCGCAACCGTATTGAAGCGCTGCACAGCGGCACCGAAAAGGATCGGCTGAAGGCGCGCATCCTCATGCTGGTCTATATGCTGGGTCGCATCGCGCGGGAGGCGGACCATCACGGCGTCCACGCAAAGGCGGAGACCATCGCCGATCTCCTGATCGTCAATCTTGCAGGCGAGGACGAGCTACGCCGCACGGTGCCCAAGTTGTTGCAGGACCTTCAGTCCGATGGAGCGGTGATCGAGGTCGGCGGTGAATGGCGCTTGCAGACGAAAGAGAGCGCTGAATGGGAAGCCGCGTATCGCAGAGAGGAGAAGGCGATACTGGCAGATCAATCCGGACTCACCAGGTCGCGACGTGAACTGCTGGACGAGGCGATCGGAACCGCCTTGGCGGGCGCCACCAACGTGAGACACGGCTCCAGTCGTCAGCAACGCCGCATTCACCGACTGGGCCCTGGTGACAAGTCTCCGGCGGATGGCATCCAATTGCGCCTCAAAAATGGGTGGAACGACGACCTGGTGGTGGTGGAGAAGGATATTGCAGCGGCATCAACATCGGATCCTTCCGTCTATCTGCTCATCCCGCGCCATCCAACCCGTGACAAAGAACTGACGAATGCGCTGGTGACCTGGCGCGGCGCTGAGAATGTACTGCAGGCTCGTGGGGTACCGCAGACCGACGCGGGACGCGAGGCGCAGTCCGCCATGCAATCCCGCGCGAACAAGGCGGAGGCCGTGGCTAAGGAGATTGTCCGGGAGGCAGTGGCGCAGGCCTATGTCTATCAGGCTGGCGGCAAGCTGATCCCGGGCGCGCCAGACGAAGCAGTGAGGGAAGGAGCGACCAACGCTCTTGCCCGCCTCTACCCGCAGTTTGCCGATGGCGACCACCCGGGTTGGGACAAGGTGCGCGACCGAGCGATGCGCAAGAACCCGGACGCCATGGAGGCGGTGGACCATGCCGGGGCACCGGAGAGCCATGTGGTGTGCAAGGCGCTGCTGGCCGAGCTCGGCCCCGGCCGGAAGGGTTCGGACCTGCGCTCGAAGTTCACCAGTCCGCCCTATGGCTGGTCACAAGATACCGTCGATGGCGCGCTCATCGTCCTCGCCAATGCGGGGCTGGTCCGCGTCACCGGCGAGGATTTGAAATCTGCTTCGCTTCCCGATCTGCCACGCCAGAAGCTTGGTACCTGCACGTTCCACGGCGAAACAACGATCATCACCATCGCACAGCGCATGCCTGTGCGTGGCCTGCTGACCGACGCGGGCATCGCCTTCGAGAACAACCAGGAACACCTGGTGCTGACGGCGCTTCTCGAACGCCTCGAAACGGCAGCGCGACAGTCCGGTGGCCAGCCGCCGGCGCCGGAGCCGGAAACGGTGCCCAATATGGCCTCCTACAAGAGCCTTTCGGGCAATGACCTCCTTGCCGCGTTGGCGGCTGACGCGGCCACATTGCGCGACAAGCTGGAGGCATGGAAGGTGGCCGCGCAGAAGATCGGCGACCGGCTACCCAACTGGCGGTTGGCGGAACGTTTAGTCACCCTGGGCGCCACGGAACAACAGGGCGATCTCGACGACCTACGTGACGGACAGCGATTGCTCACTGATCCAGATCCGGTGCCGCCCTTGATCTCGGCGGCGGCGGAGACGTTGCGGGCGAAGCTGAACGCCACTCATGCGGCCTGGAAGGCGGCATGGCAGAAGGGAGAGCAGCGGCTCGCCGACGATCCGACCTGGGCCAAGCTGTCCCCTGAAGAGAAGCACAGCATCCGTCAGGAATGCGGGCTGTTGAAGGTGGAAAAGCCCGCTGTGGATACGCCTCAGGCCATCGCCGAGACGCTGTCTCAGCGCGGCCTTTCCGAGTGGAACAACATGGTGAAGGCGCTGCCGGCGCGCATCGAGGATGCACTTGCCGCCGCCGCCGCCTTGCTGGAGCCCAAGGCACGCGCCGTGAACCTGCCGGGCGCACTGCTGAAGAACGAGGCGGAGCTGGACGACTGGCTTGCCAAAGTCCGCGAGCGAATTGCCAATACGCTGGGCGACGGTCCCGTGATTCCAAAGGTGTGA
- a CDS encoding SAM-dependent methyltransferase, producing MTNRYLPTALRRILEKTVKDARIVAEEGAGDAIQRLGVADGKAPSYLNDAEKGLRRRLRAHARALGDAFNRSDESQETKRLLEAAAYAHWHRMLFARFLAERGLLRNPEYDVPVSLEDCRELAEAEGLTDPWVIAERYAASMLPAVFRIDDPVLALELDPVHTQKLHRLVTGLDAEVFQAEDSLGWTYQFWRAAEKDAVNASGVKTGADELPAVTQLFTEPYMVRFLLHNTLGAWWAGKVLAADPALAQSAADEAALRAACSLPGYTFDMLRFVREGEDGPWRPAAGTFPGWPKEARAVTVLDPCCGSGHFLTEALAILTAFREADENLLSADAVAAVLRDNLHGLEIDGRCVQIAAFAVALSAWRIGGWQILPSPHIAWVGAPPPLPKREFVSLAQGDAELAYALDAMHELFSQAPILGSLLEPAGGDLFESEKMREFTRLLSRLISRAKQLEPDVIEGAFAARGMADAINMLTGKYTLVATNVPFLGRGEQSSQMLEYCDSHFPTAKQCLSTSMVQRTLSMLNPGGATASVTKQEWCFLVSYRDFRISLLQKYHLDFAVFLGEEAWVAFKKRGPLATLTSWTRKKVEESNFHFASDATHVESIHEKFAHIQSGDLELLKQTDQLSNPDSRITAAKMDNLPLLSRYAHAYQGISTGDVDRYKLLFWENALPNSDWTYFRSTVSEDTHFSGCQNIVFWGDGGRHFAALRGEGCFGKLGVAVSQMRHLPASLYLGERFDGNVSAIVPLNSEHVGPIFEYCSSKEYKVELRNIDKKKNITNATLTKVPFNLKKWQDVFDKKYKCGLPLPTSPDPTQWLFHGHPRNARSGVSLHVALARISGYRWPAESDDRMHLSDEARAWIVEASELPPADNDGLVGVPPVAGEKSLADRLRRYLAAAFGADWSDALERRLVSDADELLDKKVARDGSLETWLRDRAFRQHCALFGQRPFLWHISDGLKDGFSVLAHYHRFDQANLRKLTYTLLGDWLARAKAEGNTLRYEKGRELQQKLEKILEGEQPYDIFVRWKPLAQQPLGWDPDLDDGVRQNIRPFIKAGVLTHDLSKILKDKDRGNDAPSAPWYEVFKGERRNDHHTTLAEKRAARVAAPIRVEAAK from the coding sequence ATGACGAACCGCTACCTCCCCACAGCTCTGCGCCGGATACTCGAAAAGACGGTCAAGGACGCGCGTATAGTTGCCGAAGAAGGCGCGGGCGATGCAATTCAGCGCCTCGGCGTGGCGGACGGCAAGGCACCTTCCTACCTGAACGATGCCGAGAAGGGATTGCGCCGCCGCTTGCGTGCCCATGCCCGTGCGCTGGGCGACGCATTCAATAGGTCGGACGAGTCGCAGGAAACGAAAAGGCTGCTCGAAGCGGCGGCCTATGCGCACTGGCACCGCATGCTCTTCGCACGGTTCCTGGCCGAGCGCGGTCTGCTGCGGAATCCGGAGTATGACGTGCCGGTCTCGCTGGAGGACTGCCGGGAGCTCGCCGAAGCCGAGGGCCTGACCGACCCATGGGTGATCGCCGAGCGGTATGCCGCATCGATGTTGCCCGCAGTTTTCCGCATCGACGATCCGGTGCTCGCACTCGAACTCGACCCGGTTCATACCCAGAAGCTGCACCGCCTGGTGACGGGGCTCGACGCAGAGGTCTTCCAAGCCGAGGACAGTCTGGGCTGGACCTATCAGTTCTGGCGTGCGGCCGAGAAGGATGCGGTCAACGCGTCGGGGGTGAAGACCGGGGCCGATGAACTGCCGGCTGTCACGCAGCTGTTCACCGAGCCCTATATGGTACGCTTCCTGCTGCACAACACGCTCGGGGCCTGGTGGGCTGGCAAGGTTCTGGCAGCCGATCCGGCGCTTGCGCAATCGGCTGCGGACGAGGCTGCCTTGCGTGCAGCCTGTTCGCTGCCCGGTTACACCTTCGACATGCTGCGGTTCGTGCGCGAAGGAGAAGACGGCCCCTGGCGCCCGGCAGCGGGTACATTTCCCGGTTGGCCGAAAGAGGCCAGGGCAGTCACGGTCCTCGACCCATGTTGCGGGTCTGGGCACTTCCTGACAGAGGCATTGGCCATCCTGACGGCGTTTCGCGAGGCAGATGAGAATTTGTTGTCCGCCGATGCGGTCGCGGCAGTGCTGCGCGACAATCTCCATGGATTGGAGATCGATGGGCGCTGTGTGCAGATCGCGGCGTTTGCCGTGGCGCTGAGTGCTTGGCGCATTGGCGGATGGCAGATCCTACCGTCGCCCCATATTGCATGGGTAGGCGCACCCCCACCTTTGCCGAAACGAGAATTCGTGAGCCTTGCGCAGGGTGATGCTGAATTGGCTTATGCTCTTGATGCAATGCACGAACTTTTCAGCCAAGCGCCCATACTTGGTAGTTTATTGGAACCAGCTGGTGGAGACCTCTTCGAGTCCGAAAAGATGCGGGAATTCACTCGGCTGCTGTCTCGGTTGATTTCAAGAGCAAAACAGCTTGAGCCCGACGTTATCGAAGGTGCATTTGCGGCCAGGGGGATGGCAGATGCTATTAATATGCTCACCGGAAAATATACTCTTGTTGCAACAAATGTTCCTTTCTTAGGTCGCGGAGAACAGTCATCTCAAATGCTTGAGTACTGTGACTCACATTTTCCGACGGCGAAACAGTGCTTATCGACTTCAATGGTTCAAAGAACTTTGAGCATGTTGAATCCTGGAGGGGCAACAGCGAGCGTCACAAAACAAGAGTGGTGCTTCCTGGTGAGCTATAGAGACTTCCGCATTTCACTACTACAAAAATATCACCTGGATTTTGCAGTATTTCTTGGTGAAGAGGCTTGGGTTGCATTCAAAAAGCGCGGTCCGCTTGCCACGCTTACTTCTTGGACACGAAAAAAGGTAGAGGAAAGCAATTTTCACTTTGCAAGTGATGCCACTCACGTGGAGTCAATTCATGAGAAGTTTGCGCACATTCAATCTGGAGATCTCGAGCTATTGAAACAAACCGATCAGCTATCGAACCCAGATAGCCGGATCACCGCAGCAAAAATGGATAACCTACCTTTGTTGTCTCGATATGCGCACGCATATCAGGGCATAAGCACGGGCGATGTTGATCGTTACAAGCTTCTATTTTGGGAGAATGCGCTTCCAAACTCAGATTGGACATATTTTCGAAGCACTGTTTCCGAAGACACTCACTTTAGTGGCTGCCAGAATATAGTCTTTTGGGGTGATGGCGGAAGACATTTTGCAGCTTTGCGTGGCGAGGGTTGCTTCGGAAAGCTTGGCGTTGCGGTTAGTCAAATGAGACATCTGCCAGCTTCCCTCTATCTTGGGGAACGCTTCGATGGAAATGTTTCTGCAATCGTTCCGCTGAACTCGGAGCATGTTGGGCCGATTTTTGAGTACTGCTCCTCAAAGGAATACAAGGTGGAGCTGCGGAACATTGATAAGAAGAAGAACATCACAAATGCAACTCTAACGAAAGTGCCATTTAACTTGAAAAAATGGCAAGATGTATTTGATAAAAAGTATAAATGCGGCCTCCCTCTTCCTACCTCGCCTGATCCAACCCAATGGCTCTTTCACGGGCATCCGAGGAACGCCAGATCAGGAGTTTCACTGCACGTCGCGCTCGCACGGATATCAGGGTATCGCTGGCCAGCCGAGAGTGACGACAGAATGCATCTTTCCGATGAGGCCCGCGCCTGGATTGTAGAAGCTTCAGAACTTCCCCCAGCTGACAATGACGGTCTAGTTGGCGTCCCGCCCGTCGCAGGAGAAAAGTCGCTGGCCGACCGCCTGCGCCGCTATCTCGCCGCCGCGTTTGGCGCCGACTGGTCCGACGCCTTGGAACGCCGTTTGGTTAGCGACGCCGATGAGCTCCTCGACAAGAAGGTGGCACGGGACGGCTCGCTCGAAACCTGGCTCCGCGACCGCGCCTTCCGGCAGCACTGCGCTCTCTTCGGCCAGCGCCCGTTCCTGTGGCACATCTCGGACGGGCTGAAGGACGGCTTCTCGGTCTTGGCCCACTACCACCGCTTTGACCAGGCCAACCTGCGCAAGCTCACCTATACCCTGCTCGGCGACTGGCTCGCCCGCGCCAAGGCGGAAGGCAACACGCTGCGCTACGAAAAGGGCCGCGAGTTGCAGCAGAAGCTGGAAAAGATCCTGGAAGGCGAGCAACCCTACGACATCTTCGTGCGCTGGAAGCCTCTCGCCCAGCAGCCGCTCGGGTGGGACCCCGACCTGGATGATGGCGTGCGCCAGAACATCCGCCCCTTCATCAAGGCAGGTGTGCTGACCCACGACCTGTCGAAAATTCTGAAGGACAAGGATCGCGGCAACGACGCGCCATCTGCGCCCTGGTACGAGGTATTCAAGGGCGAGCGCCGCAACG
- a CDS encoding ribbon-helix-helix domain-containing protein: protein MHRNDAVSYRLERASGPEERMASRPRKTTRLTVSIEEQDHDALAKLADASDVSLSWLIRQAIRQFIKRSHSVDKKGEDTLHARASNKD from the coding sequence ATGCATCGGAATGATGCAGTCTCGTACAGACTGGAGCGCGCTTCCGGACCGGAGGAAAGGATGGCTAGCCGACCTCGGAAAACGACACGCCTGACGGTCAGTATCGAAGAGCAAGACCATGATGCGCTGGCGAAGCTCGCTGACGCCAGCGACGTGTCGCTCTCATGGTTGATTCGGCAAGCCATAAGACAGTTCATCAAGCGATCTCATTCGGTTGATAAGAAAGGTGAAGATACTCTACATGCTCGCGCTTCGAACAAAGACTGA